In the genome of Candidatus Eisenbacteria bacterium, one region contains:
- a CDS encoding response regulator: MNELIPPTPASSNESGSAARILVVDDEPSVADVCSEYLGSEGYEVTVAVSGEEAVRVIPQLRPDVILTDINLPGVSGLEVVKFAKQLDADACVIVVTGYASTTSAVEALRQGAYEYVTKPFDLEAVHKIVKSGIKNRRLKEQNRQILVELREKNEQLSRHEVELRERVRVATQQLRTLYDVNQEISANLELVHRVELITARAALDVHARSAVLYLRREGTDDYRAASTNGRSLHHQGADSVDFRHGEGWFGACVASERSLRWDPSAGVAPVLPGVMPAAAESLAAIPLVSEGSVVGLLVASDREGGFHHDEENYLTLFASQAAIAIRNSQLYEHTKSLDRLKSEFVAVVSHEIRTPLTSIKGAIELLGDAQYFQNNDQQNKLLTIAHANTERLLVLIGDILDFSKLESASLPMHLERQRIEPVVQQAAQNIRTLLADKQLRLELADSHDVPDLMIDADRIGQVVTNLLSNAVKFSPAGGRIDVTVERSDEFVKVSIKDQGEGIATHNLSRLFQKFSQVDTTATRRAGGTGLGLVICKGIVEQHGGTIHVETTVGVGSSFYFLLPLTPIAGESARAIQTDAARTDASSTGSTRSSA; encoded by the coding sequence ATGAACGAACTCATCCCACCGACTCCCGCTTCGTCGAACGAGTCCGGCTCCGCCGCGCGAATTCTGGTGGTCGACGACGAGCCGAGCGTCGCCGACGTGTGCAGCGAGTACCTCGGCAGCGAGGGCTACGAGGTCACGGTCGCGGTCAGCGGGGAGGAGGCGGTGCGGGTGATCCCGCAACTGCGCCCCGATGTGATCCTGACCGACATCAACCTGCCCGGGGTCTCGGGACTCGAGGTCGTCAAGTTCGCCAAGCAGCTCGACGCCGACGCCTGCGTGATCGTCGTGACCGGCTACGCTTCGACGACCAGTGCGGTCGAGGCGCTGCGACAGGGCGCCTACGAGTACGTGACGAAGCCTTTTGACCTCGAGGCGGTGCACAAGATCGTCAAGAGCGGCATCAAGAATCGCCGCCTCAAGGAGCAGAACCGGCAGATCCTGGTGGAGCTGCGAGAGAAGAACGAGCAGCTCAGTCGTCACGAAGTGGAGCTGCGCGAGCGCGTGCGCGTCGCGACCCAGCAGCTTCGGACGCTCTACGATGTGAACCAGGAGATCAGCGCCAACCTCGAGCTCGTGCATCGCGTCGAGCTGATCACCGCGCGCGCCGCGCTCGACGTGCACGCACGCTCCGCGGTGCTCTACTTGCGCCGCGAGGGCACCGACGATTACCGCGCGGCCTCGACGAACGGACGCTCGTTGCATCACCAGGGCGCGGACTCGGTCGACTTCCGTCACGGAGAGGGATGGTTCGGGGCCTGTGTGGCCTCGGAGCGCTCGCTGCGCTGGGATCCGAGCGCGGGCGTGGCCCCGGTACTCCCCGGAGTCATGCCGGCGGCGGCCGAGTCGCTGGCCGCGATTCCGCTCGTCTCCGAGGGTTCGGTGGTCGGCCTGCTGGTCGCCAGCGACCGGGAGGGAGGCTTCCACCATGACGAAGAGAACTACCTCACGCTGTTCGCTTCGCAGGCTGCGATCGCGATCCGCAACTCGCAGCTCTACGAACACACCAAGAGCCTCGATCGCCTCAAGTCCGAGTTCGTGGCGGTGGTCTCGCACGAGATCCGCACCCCGCTCACCTCGATCAAAGGCGCAATCGAGCTGCTCGGCGACGCGCAGTACTTCCAGAACAACGACCAGCAGAACAAGCTGCTGACGATCGCGCACGCGAACACCGAGCGCCTGCTGGTGCTGATCGGCGACATTCTCGACTTCTCGAAGCTCGAGTCCGCTTCGCTGCCCATGCACCTCGAACGTCAACGCATCGAACCGGTGGTCCAGCAGGCGGCGCAGAACATCCGCACGCTGCTCGCCGACAAGCAGCTGCGGCTCGAGCTCGCCGACTCGCACGATGTGCCGGATCTCATGATCGACGCGGATCGCATCGGGCAGGTGGTCACGAACCTGCTCTCGAACGCGGTCAAGTTCTCGCCCGCCGGCGGCCGAATCGACGTCACCGTCGAGCGCAGCGACGAATTCGTGAAGGTCAGCATCAAGGACCAGGGCGAAGGCATCGCGACGCACAACCTGTCGCGACTGTTCCAGAAATTCAGCCAGGTCGACACCACCGCGACGCGGCGTGCCGGTGGCACCGGCCTGGGTCTCGTGATCTGCAAGGGCATCGTCGAGCAGCACGGCGGCACGATTCACGTCGAGACCACGGTCGGCGTCGGCAGCTCCTTCTACTTCCTGCTGCCGCTCACGCCGATTGCGGGTGAATCGGCGCGCGCCATTCAGACTGATGCCGCGCGCACCGATGCCTCGTCGACGGGGTCGACGCGTTCGAGCGCGTGA
- a CDS encoding GGDEF domain-containing protein: protein MSGTGDARELERSEAGSHRHGDADARGGRRRAARSLWSACEALLQDDGRAVNRALDDLAKAFDCDGVAIHLVGRDGTLEPWSARGAWKRRAGDLRDCLAVPMMRGEERVGVLDLVAHAGRRWSPAQFALVRTAAGALGAALGARIELRRLRTQPGRDTLTGLPDGGAFRIRLGAELQRARRAGEPVAVVVLDLDRFGALRKRYGAAVANRVLAEVALVLRLTLRESDVLARLGSDTFVALLPDADAGPARRCAERLMRALEDHAFARVGALSASCGVAASPRSGRDALELLNHAEAALDVAKKSGRRRSAVAEAGVVH from the coding sequence ATGAGTGGCACCGGCGACGCACGCGAACTGGAACGGTCCGAAGCAGGTTCGCACCGGCACGGCGATGCCGATGCGCGCGGCGGACGCCGCCGCGCCGCACGCTCGTTGTGGAGTGCGTGCGAGGCGCTGCTGCAGGACGACGGTCGCGCGGTGAATCGCGCGCTCGACGATCTCGCGAAGGCGTTCGACTGCGACGGCGTCGCGATCCACCTGGTGGGCCGCGACGGCACGCTCGAGCCATGGTCGGCGCGCGGAGCGTGGAAGCGGCGCGCCGGCGACCTGCGCGATTGCCTGGCGGTCCCGATGATGCGCGGCGAAGAACGCGTGGGTGTACTCGATCTGGTTGCGCACGCCGGTCGCCGCTGGAGCCCTGCGCAGTTTGCGCTGGTGCGGACAGCCGCGGGTGCGCTGGGCGCGGCCCTCGGTGCGCGCATCGAGCTGCGGCGTCTGAGAACTCAACCGGGTCGCGACACGCTGACCGGTCTGCCCGACGGCGGAGCGTTTCGAATCCGCCTGGGTGCCGAACTCCAGCGTGCACGTCGCGCCGGTGAGCCGGTCGCCGTGGTGGTGCTGGACCTGGATCGATTCGGCGCGCTTCGTAAGCGCTACGGGGCGGCGGTCGCGAACCGGGTACTGGCCGAAGTGGCACTGGTGCTGCGCCTCACCCTGCGAGAATCGGACGTGCTGGCTCGGCTCGGCTCCGACACCTTCGTCGCGCTGCTGCCCGACGCCGATGCGGGTCCGGCACGCCGCTGCGCGGAACGCCTGATGCGAGCACTCGAGGATCACGCGTTCGCACGCGTCGGAGCACTGAGCGCTTCGTGCGGAGTCGCCGCGAGTCCGCGCAGCGGGCGCGATGCGCTCGAGCTGCTGAATCATGCCGAAGCGGCGCTCGACGTCGCCAAGAAGTCCGGACGGCGGCGCAGTGCGGTCGCCGAAGCCGGCGTGGTCCATTGA